Proteins from a single region of Candidatus Omnitrophota bacterium:
- a CDS encoding purine-nucleoside phosphorylase, translated as MMDKPLLYDQLQESADYIWGQVCTRPRVGIILGTGLGGLAARIENKQDIPYSDIPHFPESTVQSHKGQFSFGHLEGQSVAVMEGRFHYYEGYSLQEVTYPVRVMKALGVEFLIISNAAGGLNPKFSKGDLMMITDHINLMGVNPLIGPNDGRLGLRFPDMIEPYNRVLLDKARQVVKKEKLKVREGVYAAMTGPCLETRAEYAMLQRLGADAIGMSTVPEAIVAVHSQLKTFAVSVLTDLCLPEALEPLVIEDVIRIANEAEPHLTALVAGLVREIAGLRKDGA; from the coding sequence GAAAGCGCCGATTATATTTGGGGCCAGGTCTGCACCCGGCCCCGCGTGGGTATTATTTTAGGGACCGGGCTCGGGGGTTTGGCCGCACGCATTGAGAACAAACAGGATATCCCTTATTCGGATATTCCCCATTTCCCTGAATCCACAGTGCAGAGCCACAAGGGTCAGTTCTCCTTCGGGCATCTTGAAGGCCAATCCGTGGCAGTGATGGAAGGGCGCTTTCATTATTACGAAGGCTATAGTTTGCAGGAAGTAACCTATCCGGTGCGCGTCATGAAGGCCTTAGGGGTGGAATTCTTGATCATCTCCAATGCCGCCGGAGGGCTCAATCCCAAATTTTCCAAGGGTGATCTGATGATGATTACGGATCATATTAATTTAATGGGCGTGAATCCCTTGATCGGGCCTAACGACGGACGTTTGGGTTTGCGTTTCCCGGATATGATCGAACCCTATAACCGGGTGCTGTTGGACAAGGCCCGGCAGGTGGTCAAGAAGGAGAAACTCAAAGTGCGCGAGGGCGTTTACGCGGCCATGACCGGCCCTTGTTTGGAGACGCGCGCCGAGTATGCGATGCTGCAGCGTCTCGGAGCGGATGCCATCGGGATGTCCACTGTGCCGGAAGCGATAGTGGCGGTTCATTCCCAGCTCAAGACATTTGCTGTGAGTGTGCTGACGGATCTCTGTTTGCCGGAGGCCCTCGAGCCTTTGGTTATTGAGGATGTGATCCGCATCGCCAATGAGGCCGAGCCGCATCTCACTGCTTTGGTTGCCGGCTTAGTCCGGGAGATTGCAGGTCTCCGGAAGGACGGGGCTTGA
- a CDS encoding RluA family pseudouridine synthase, with protein MTESEKYSFELSPEEGKNRLDRYLARMFPDYSRTHISHLIEEGFVRVNEEKTPKPGTRIKPGDRIEIEIPAMVVPKVLPEEMDLDIVYEDDRLLVVNKAAGMMVHPAGHIMSGTLVNGLMAYCAALGDELPARAGLVHRLDQDTSGILVVAKDYNAHHYLARQFERRTAMRRYAGLVAGVFELDTGRIDVPVGKDREHWPRMKVMGAEGKEAVTEYEVVERFAESTLLSIKPITGRTHQIRVHLAWFGHPILGDTRYGMGNRYNTLVGAFSRQLLHAQDLGLCHPDPPHEYMEFTSELPLDFQEAVSVLRQGKRPSLSPE; from the coding sequence ATGACGGAATCAGAAAAATATTCCTTTGAACTGAGTCCCGAAGAGGGGAAGAACCGTCTGGATCGCTATTTGGCCCGGATGTTCCCGGACTACTCCCGCACGCATATCAGCCATTTGATTGAAGAGGGTTTTGTACGGGTCAATGAAGAAAAAACGCCCAAGCCGGGGACGCGCATCAAGCCGGGAGACCGAATCGAGATCGAAATCCCTGCAATGGTGGTGCCCAAGGTTCTGCCCGAAGAAATGGATCTGGATATTGTGTATGAGGACGACCGCCTTTTGGTCGTGAACAAGGCGGCAGGCATGATGGTGCACCCTGCGGGGCACATCATGTCCGGGACCCTGGTGAACGGTCTCATGGCGTACTGCGCGGCCCTCGGAGATGAACTTCCGGCGCGGGCCGGTTTGGTGCACCGTTTGGATCAAGACACCTCGGGGATTTTGGTAGTGGCCAAGGATTACAATGCGCATCATTATCTGGCCAGGCAATTCGAGCGGCGCACTGCCATGCGGCGTTATGCGGGCCTGGTTGCAGGCGTTTTCGAGTTGGACACCGGGCGCATTGATGTGCCGGTTGGAAAAGACCGGGAGCACTGGCCGCGTATGAAGGTCATGGGGGCCGAAGGCAAAGAGGCTGTGACCGAGTACGAAGTTGTGGAACGCTTTGCCGAGTCCACGTTGCTGAGCATCAAACCTATTACCGGCCGGACCCATCAAATCCGGGTCCACCTTGCGTGGTTCGGCCATCCGATCCTGGGGGACACCCGCTATGGGATGGGAAATCGCTACAATACGCTGGTAGGCGCGTTCTCGCGCCAGCTGCTCCACGCGCAGGATCTGGGCCTGTGTCATCCGGATCCTCCGCATGAATACATGGAGTTCACAAGTGAGCTCCCCCTTGACTTCCAAGAGGCTGTCTCCGTTCTGCGGCAAGGCAAGCGCCCGAGTCTTTCTCCGGAATAA
- the lspA gene encoding signal peptidase II produces MRYFLLAGALVLGDQALKLWVMQVFALGESRPLIGGVVYLSLVHNTGMAFGLARSHPGFFVLISSAAITVFSYLLLRSSYRSQSDGWILWGMSLILGGAAGNLIDRVRFGYVIDFLDLRWWPVFNLADSAITVGAVLIGIRLFIHERRVRQ; encoded by the coding sequence CTGCGTTATTTTCTGCTGGCCGGGGCTTTGGTCTTGGGAGACCAGGCGCTCAAGCTTTGGGTGATGCAGGTCTTTGCGCTGGGTGAATCCCGTCCTTTGATCGGCGGCGTTGTTTATCTGAGCTTGGTGCACAACACAGGGATGGCATTTGGCTTGGCCCGGAGTCATCCGGGCTTTTTTGTTCTCATTTCCTCAGCGGCAATTACAGTTTTTTCTTACCTGTTGCTGCGCTCCAGTTACCGAAGCCAATCCGATGGCTGGATTTTGTGGGGAATGTCCTTGATTTTGGGAGGCGCTGCAGGAAATCTCATCGACCGCGTGCGCTTTGGTTATGTAATTGATTTTTTAGATCTCCGGTGGTGGCCGGTTTTTAATTTGGCGGATAGCGCTATCACAGTGGGCGCAGTGCTGATAGGGATCCGGCTCTTCATACATGAACGGCGCGTGCGGCAATGA